One region of Flavobacterium sp. GSB-24 genomic DNA includes:
- the rplT gene encoding 50S ribosomal protein L20, which translates to MPRSVNSVAKRARRKKIMKQAKGFFGRRKNVWTVAKNAVEKAMSYAYRDRKQNKRNFRSLWIQRINAGARLEGMSYSQFMGKVKANGIELNRKVLADLAMNHPEAFKAILNKVK; encoded by the coding sequence ATGCCAAGATCGGTAAATTCAGTTGCTAAAAGAGCAAGAAGAAAAAAAATAATGAAGCAAGCCAAAGGTTTCTTTGGTAGACGTAAAAACGTTTGGACAGTTGCTAAGAACGCGGTAGAGAAAGCAATGAGCTATGCTTACCGTGACAGAAAACAGAATAAAAGAAATTTCCGTTCATTATGGATTCAACGTATCAACGCTGGAGCTAGATTAGAAGGAATGTCTTATTCTCAATTCATGGGAAAAGTTAAAGCTAACGGAATCGAATTGAACCGTAAAGTTCTTGCAGATTTAGCTATGAACCACCCAGAAGCTTTCAAAGCAATACTTAATAAAGTAAAATAA
- a CDS encoding endonuclease/exonuclease/phosphatase family protein produces the protein MKNVLSLLLLLFTFLSFAQTKVLSWNIENFGKSKSDIELNYIAKQISTYDIIAIQEVVAGNGGAQSVAKLSELLNQKGFKWNYSISDPTASSSYKTERYAYIWKTNKVKLKNKPWLEKKYNLEIDREPYFATFEINKKAITLVNFHAITKKKQPETEIKYFKFLPNQYPNLNLVFLGDFNCPEKHTVFNPLKGMGYLSVFKNQKTTLKQKCKNNVCLASEFDNIFYKDSNLKLINSGVIKFYEDYDSLQNARRVSDHIPVWFEFSLN, from the coding sequence ATGAAAAACGTTCTAAGCCTTCTCTTACTATTATTTACATTTTTATCATTTGCTCAAACCAAAGTTCTATCTTGGAATATCGAAAATTTTGGTAAGTCAAAATCCGATATTGAGCTAAATTATATTGCTAAACAAATTTCAACTTACGACATAATTGCAATTCAAGAGGTAGTCGCTGGAAATGGCGGTGCCCAAAGCGTCGCTAAACTTTCTGAACTACTAAATCAAAAAGGATTTAAATGGAATTATAGTATCAGTGATCCTACAGCGAGCAGTAGTTATAAAACTGAGCGATACGCTTATATTTGGAAAACAAACAAGGTCAAATTGAAAAATAAGCCTTGGCTCGAGAAAAAATACAACTTAGAAATTGACCGAGAACCTTATTTTGCTACTTTCGAGATTAATAAAAAAGCGATCACTCTGGTTAATTTTCATGCTATAACTAAAAAAAAACAGCCCGAAACTGAAATTAAATATTTTAAATTCTTACCAAATCAATATCCGAATTTAAACTTGGTTTTTTTAGGTGACTTCAATTGTCCCGAAAAACATACTGTTTTTAATCCGTTAAAAGGAATGGGGTATTTATCGGTATTCAAAAATCAAAAAACCACACTTAAGCAAAAATGTAAAAACAATGTCTGTCTAGCTTCTGAGTTTGACAACATATTTTACAAAGATTCCAATTTAAAGCTTATTAATTCAGGAGTTATTAAATTCTACGAAGATTATGATTCTCTACAAAATGCTAGAAGAGTTTCTGATCATATTCCGGTTTGGTTTGAATTCTCCTTAAACTAA
- a CDS encoding carboxymuconolactone decarboxylase family protein: MKPRIVIPNVAPDAYQALMNLEKYISTTSLTPVHKELIKIRASQINGCAFCINMHTADARKHGISEQRIYLISAWREADVYTEEEKAILALTEQVTQISNHVSDEVYQNAAQFFDEKYLAEIILAIITINSWNRLAITTGLRAV; the protein is encoded by the coding sequence ATGAAACCAAGAATTGTTATCCCGAATGTTGCTCCAGACGCTTATCAAGCTTTAATGAATTTAGAGAAATATATTTCTACTACCTCACTAACTCCAGTACATAAAGAATTAATTAAGATTCGTGCATCGCAAATCAATGGCTGTGCATTTTGTATAAATATGCATACCGCTGACGCTAGAAAACATGGAATTTCTGAACAGAGAATCTACCTAATAAGTGCATGGCGTGAAGCTGATGTTTATACGGAAGAAGAAAAAGCAATTTTAGCTTTGACCGAACAGGTAACCCAAATTAGCAATCATGTTTCTGATGAAGTTTACCAAAACGCAGCACAATTTTTTGACGAAAAATATCTTGCTGAAATCATCCTTGCCATTATCACAATTAACTCTTGGAATAGACTTGCTATTACAACTGGGTTGAGAGCTGTATAA
- the rpmI gene encoding 50S ribosomal protein L35, which produces MPKMKTKSSAKKRFKVTGSGKIKRKHAFKSHILTKKSKKRKLALTHSALVHSTDMKSIKQQLRII; this is translated from the coding sequence ATGCCTAAAATGAAAACAAAATCTAGCGCTAAGAAACGTTTTAAAGTTACTGGCTCTGGAAAGATTAAAAGAAAGCATGCTTTTAAAAGTCATATCTTGACTAAAAAATCTAAAAAACGTAAATTAGCTTTGACACACTCAGCGCTAGTTCACTCTACAGATATGAAAAGCATCAAACAACAATTAAGAATTATCTAA
- a CDS encoding response regulator: MFKKVLVAEDLDSISIAVVQVLEELEVPVIDHVKYCDEGLLKVKKALLEKEPYDLLITDLSFKLDHRKADLTSGDELIEAVNHVQPELKKIVFSIEDKSYRIKTLFNELGINAYVSKGRNSMTELKNAVESTYNNEERILSSDLSFSFNDKSLIEIESYDISILKLLSQGYILESISKEFKDLSITPNGTSSIEKRINKLKIYFKANNNVHLIAIAKDFGLV, from the coding sequence ATGTTTAAAAAAGTTTTAGTTGCCGAAGATTTAGACAGTATCAGCATCGCTGTAGTTCAAGTTCTGGAAGAATTAGAGGTTCCGGTAATTGACCATGTAAAATATTGTGATGAAGGTTTACTCAAAGTAAAAAAAGCTTTATTGGAAAAAGAGCCTTACGATCTCTTAATTACCGATTTGTCATTTAAATTAGATCATAGAAAAGCCGACTTAACAAGTGGAGACGAACTAATTGAGGCTGTAAATCATGTTCAGCCTGAATTAAAAAAAATTGTTTTTTCTATCGAAGATAAAAGCTATAGAATCAAAACTCTTTTTAATGAATTGGGTATTAATGCATACGTTTCTAAAGGACGAAACAGTATGACTGAGCTAAAGAATGCCGTTGAAAGCACATACAATAATGAGGAAAGAATACTTTCTTCTGATTTATCTTTTAGCTTTAATGATAAATCTTTGATTGAAATTGAATCATATGACATTTCGATCTTAAAACTTCTTTCACAAGGATATATTTTAGAAAGTATTTCTAAAGAATTTAAAGATTTATCTATTACTCCTAATGGAACGAGCAGTATTGAGAAGAGAATCAATAAATTAAAAATATATTTTAAAGCAAATAATAATGTGCATCTAATTGCAATAGCTAAAGATTTTGGCCTAGTATAA
- a CDS encoding tetratricopeptide repeat-containing sensor histidine kinase, whose protein sequence is MYDYEKALYYHRKALKKAISTFRKARILSEIAFAYMHQKKYQEAVNLLEPISKCKIADKITPSNTNAQRAAILYNLGLSYLRLGDHKDEALKCFNESLELTLKLNDDYELIGNYYAFYLFYSKYHNPVLKKINAEKAYYCAKSAKSVTNEINMLASLIEADNAENSKKHWKVYSKKIDSLIVSRKKAKNQFANIIYDSKKDKEENLELKTQKLENELELQRQKNRSFISYIIISFSIFILLFLIFYITSKGKREKKDIIYKSEMRISNKLHDELAINVHQTLLFAEDNDLENEENKEKLLYHLNNIYSKTRNISKENSQIPTDDRYVAILKEMISEYRSKDVNIILNGFDVVFWNTIEKNRKIILYRILQELLFNMKKHSDATLISIILKINNKSLTVVCTDNSTEITTKDTILEKRLQNVENRIKTIKGTINFDKNTERGFKISFTFPI, encoded by the coding sequence ATGTACGATTATGAAAAAGCGTTGTATTATCATAGAAAAGCATTAAAAAAAGCAATCTCTACATTTAGGAAAGCGAGAATATTGTCTGAAATTGCATTTGCATATATGCACCAGAAAAAATATCAAGAGGCGGTAAATTTATTAGAACCTATATCTAAGTGCAAGATTGCAGATAAAATCACCCCTTCAAATACAAATGCTCAACGTGCAGCTATTCTATATAATCTAGGTCTTTCTTACTTAAGACTAGGAGACCACAAAGATGAGGCATTGAAATGCTTTAACGAAAGCCTAGAATTAACCCTAAAACTCAATGACGATTATGAATTAATCGGCAACTACTACGCTTTTTATTTGTTTTATTCAAAATACCACAATCCTGTATTAAAAAAAATTAACGCAGAAAAAGCTTACTATTGTGCAAAAAGCGCAAAATCTGTAACAAATGAAATCAACATGTTAGCTTCCCTAATCGAAGCGGATAATGCTGAAAATTCAAAAAAACACTGGAAAGTTTATAGTAAAAAAATTGACAGTCTTATTGTTAGCAGAAAAAAAGCAAAAAATCAATTTGCCAATATAATATACGATTCTAAAAAAGACAAAGAAGAAAATTTAGAGCTCAAAACTCAAAAATTAGAAAATGAATTAGAGCTGCAGAGACAAAAAAACAGAAGCTTTATTTCTTACATTATCATATCTTTCTCCATTTTCATATTGCTTTTTTTAATCTTTTATATAACCTCAAAAGGCAAAAGGGAAAAAAAAGATATCATATATAAAAGTGAAATGCGAATTTCAAATAAATTACATGATGAACTTGCCATAAATGTCCACCAAACTTTATTATTCGCAGAAGATAATGATCTGGAAAATGAAGAAAATAAAGAAAAATTACTTTATCACTTGAATAACATTTACTCAAAAACACGAAACATTTCAAAAGAAAATAGTCAAATTCCAACAGATGATCGATATGTAGCAATTTTAAAAGAAATGATTTCAGAGTATAGATCTAAAGATGTCAATATTATCCTAAATGGTTTTGATGTCGTTTTTTGGAATACAATCGAAAAAAATAGAAAAATAATACTCTATAGAATTTTACAGGAGCTTTTATTTAATATGAAAAAGCATAGCGATGCAACTTTGATAAGCATTATACTAAAAATAAATAACAAAAGCCTTACTGTAGTATGCACTGATAACAGTACTGAAATTACGACTAAAGATACAATTTTAGAAAAAAGACTACAAAATGTGGAAAACCGTATTAAAACAATAAAAGGAACTATTAATTTTGACAAAAATACAGAAAGAGGTTTTAAAATAAGTTTCACATTCCCTATATAA
- a CDS encoding Crp/Fnr family transcriptional regulator, which translates to MHNTILDHIQKFVPLEPSEIDILESCLTITQIKKKNLVLQEGQVCNTMYFIVKGCMRQYIINSKGTEQTLQFAIENWWITDYLSYHNHIPSHFYIQAVETTEVIAIEKSVLESLLAQIPNLERYFRIVAQKAFGAAQMRIKFLFTMSAEERYNHFNNLNPDFVQRVPQYMLASYLDFSAEFMSKIRAGKV; encoded by the coding sequence ATGCACAATACAATTTTAGATCATATCCAGAAGTTTGTTCCACTCGAGCCATCCGAAATTGACATACTTGAATCATGCTTAACTATAACACAGATTAAGAAAAAGAATCTAGTTTTACAAGAAGGGCAAGTTTGCAATACTATGTATTTTATTGTAAAAGGATGCATGCGTCAGTATATTATCAATTCTAAAGGGACAGAACAAACGTTACAATTCGCCATTGAAAACTGGTGGATAACAGATTATTTAAGCTACCACAATCACATACCCTCTCATTTCTACATTCAAGCAGTTGAAACTACTGAAGTTATTGCAATTGAAAAATCAGTTTTAGAGTCACTGCTTGCGCAAATTCCGAACCTTGAAAGATACTTTCGAATTGTAGCTCAAAAAGCATTTGGCGCCGCGCAGATGAGAATTAAATTTCTATTTACAATGTCTGCAGAAGAACGATATAACCATTTTAATAATCTAAATCCAGATTTTGTACAAAGGGTTCCTCAATACATGCTTGCCTCCTATTTAGATTTTTCAGCTGAATTTATGAGTAAAATAAGAGCTGGAAAAGTGTGA
- a CDS encoding asparagine synthetase B, whose product MNRSLFYIFILLITFSARASFILIPMDETTQQNHLKAYGITYWCLSRDYKASWLLNYRGGSFLLPDAEEIRKECKIRGVSFEVISDSEQTSILNEISSPSQNMESVILEKAPKIAVYTPKGKQPWDDAVTLVLTYAEIPFTPIYDEEVLSDQLLLYDWLHLHHEDFTGQYGKFYAAYKNTPWYIDQKKDAEALAAKLGYDKVSQEKGAVANKIRDFVIGGGFMFAMCSATDSFDIALAADGVDICETMFDGDPSESNYQSKLNYNNSFAFKNFTLERKPEVYEFSDIDMTTKRRIVMDKDYFTLMEFSAKWDPIPSMLCQNHTQLVKGFMGQTTSFDTSLIKSNVLIMGTCELNGESRYIHGEKGKGMFTFFGGHDPEDFQHQVGDPPTVLDLHPNSPGYRLILNNVLFPAARKKKLKT is encoded by the coding sequence ATGAATAGGAGTTTATTCTACATTTTTATACTACTAATTACATTTAGTGCTCGAGCATCGTTTATCTTAATTCCGATGGACGAAACTACACAGCAAAATCACTTAAAGGCTTATGGTATAACATATTGGTGTTTAAGCAGAGATTACAAAGCAAGCTGGCTTTTAAATTATCGTGGTGGTTCTTTTTTGTTGCCAGATGCTGAGGAGATTAGAAAAGAATGTAAAATTAGGGGAGTTAGCTTTGAAGTAATTTCAGATAGTGAACAAACTTCTATCTTAAATGAAATTTCGAGTCCTTCTCAAAATATGGAGTCGGTAATTTTAGAAAAAGCTCCAAAGATTGCAGTATACACACCAAAAGGGAAACAACCGTGGGACGATGCTGTAACGCTGGTTTTAACTTATGCCGAAATTCCGTTTACACCAATTTATGACGAAGAAGTATTAAGCGACCAGCTTTTGTTATACGATTGGCTGCATTTACATCATGAAGATTTTACAGGTCAGTATGGAAAATTTTACGCTGCATATAAAAATACCCCTTGGTATATCGATCAGAAAAAAGATGCTGAAGCACTTGCAGCAAAATTAGGATATGATAAGGTATCTCAAGAAAAAGGTGCTGTTGCCAACAAAATTAGAGATTTTGTTATTGGTGGTGGTTTTATGTTTGCAATGTGTTCTGCAACGGATAGTTTTGATATTGCACTTGCAGCAGACGGAGTAGATATTTGCGAAACAATGTTTGATGGTGATCCAAGTGAATCAAATTACCAGTCAAAACTAAATTATAATAATTCTTTTGCTTTTAAAAACTTTACTTTAGAAAGAAAACCTGAAGTTTATGAATTTTCAGATATCGATATGACTACCAAAAGGCGTATCGTGATGGATAAGGATTATTTTACTTTAATGGAATTTTCTGCAAAATGGGATCCAATTCCTAGTATGTTGTGTCAAAATCATACGCAATTAGTAAAAGGTTTTATGGGACAAACGACTTCTTTTGATACTTCATTAATAAAATCTAATGTTCTCATAATGGGAACTTGCGAATTAAATGGAGAATCTAGATATATTCATGGTGAAAAAGGAAAAGGGATGTTTACTTTTTTTGGAGGCCATGATCCAGAAGATTTTCAACATCAAGTAGGAGATCCGCCGACTGTGTTAGATTTGCATCCTAATTCTCCAGGATACAGATTAATTTTGAATAATGTATTATTTCCTGCTGCTAGAAAAAAGAAGCTTAAAACCTAA
- a CDS encoding ATP-binding protein encodes MLTSCRKQNVDSSKKINREIEIKEIISKANKFYNNYNNTDSAFFYYNKARVACNLKKDLKSYVSCMYYMAEIQQDHEDFVGSIKTAMETVPLLDELNNSDYIWNIYSVLGRNYYYTYDYPTAIYYYSKAFTLKTNKINKLEAKNNIAVIYIKQQKFDKALPIFVSISNEKIVQQNPENYSKILDYIGYCYYKLKNSKALIFFEMSLKIKSKANYIEGLGRTYYNLAEYYQNDKADLAMKYAKLSYKNYTLSGNTDDRLLALKFIIENSSDIDSKKNALLYTRVIDSIFEVRQRAKNQFAKIKYDSKKEKEENLKLKAQKIKNKLQIVKQQSKNIVSYIIIVLASCLIVFLYFFLTLRNNRQKIEATYQSEIRISKKLHDELANDIYHTMAFVENRNLTSPENRNHLLKKLDNIYSRTKNISKDNTPAISDHNYVASLKDMISGFDTPNINILINGLNTINWDKINEDKKTSIYRTIQELFVNMKKHSDASLAAITFKVLENIIIITYTDNGKGIDKNKMILRNGLSNIENRIHAVRGDTEIHSGLGKGFKVIIKVPV; translated from the coding sequence ATGCTTACATCTTGTCGAAAGCAAAATGTCGATAGCTCAAAAAAAATAAACAGAGAAATCGAAATTAAGGAGATCATAAGTAAAGCAAATAAGTTTTACAATAATTATAATAATACTGACAGCGCTTTTTTCTACTACAACAAAGCAAGAGTTGCCTGCAATCTTAAAAAAGATCTTAAAAGTTATGTTTCTTGCATGTACTACATGGCCGAAATCCAACAAGACCATGAAGATTTTGTTGGAAGCATTAAAACAGCAATGGAAACAGTTCCGCTTTTAGATGAATTAAACAACTCTGATTATATATGGAATATCTATAGTGTTTTGGGAAGGAATTATTATTACACCTATGACTATCCAACTGCAATATATTATTACTCTAAAGCTTTTACGTTAAAAACTAATAAAATAAATAAACTCGAAGCAAAAAATAATATCGCTGTTATTTACATAAAACAACAAAAGTTCGACAAAGCACTTCCTATTTTTGTTTCAATCAGTAATGAAAAAATCGTACAACAAAATCCTGAAAACTATTCTAAAATATTAGATTATATAGGTTATTGTTATTATAAACTCAAGAATTCAAAAGCATTGATTTTTTTTGAAATGAGTTTAAAAATAAAGTCTAAAGCAAATTATATAGAGGGTTTAGGCAGGACCTACTATAATCTCGCCGAATACTATCAAAATGATAAAGCCGATTTAGCAATGAAATATGCAAAATTAAGTTATAAAAACTATACACTATCGGGCAATACTGACGACCGCTTACTTGCTTTAAAATTTATCATAGAAAATAGTTCTGATATTGATTCAAAAAAAAATGCTCTACTTTACACAAGAGTAATAGATAGTATTTTTGAAGTAAGACAAAGAGCTAAAAATCAATTTGCAAAAATTAAATATGACTCAAAAAAAGAAAAAGAAGAGAACTTAAAATTAAAAGCTCAAAAAATTAAAAATAAACTTCAAATAGTAAAACAGCAAAGCAAAAACATTGTATCATATATCATAATCGTATTAGCCTCATGCCTAATTGTTTTTCTTTATTTTTTTTTAACACTACGAAATAATCGTCAAAAAATTGAAGCAACTTATCAGAGCGAAATCAGAATTTCAAAAAAATTGCATGATGAATTAGCTAATGATATTTACCACACAATGGCATTTGTCGAAAACAGAAATCTTACTTCTCCAGAAAACAGAAATCATTTATTAAAAAAACTAGACAATATCTACTCCCGAACAAAAAATATTTCTAAAGACAATACTCCTGCCATTAGCGATCACAATTATGTAGCTTCGCTAAAAGATATGATATCAGGATTTGACACTCCAAATATTAATATTTTAATAAATGGTCTCAATACTATTAACTGGGATAAAATTAATGAAGATAAAAAAACATCCATTTACCGAACTATACAGGAATTGTTCGTAAATATGAAAAAGCATAGTGATGCAAGTTTAGCAGCAATAACATTTAAAGTACTGGAGAATATTATAATTATCACTTACACGGATAACGGAAAAGGAATCGATAAAAATAAAATGATATTAAGAAATGGTTTGAGCAATATTGAGAATCGAATTCATGCTGTTAGAGGTGATACTGAAATTCATTCCGGTTTAGGAAAAGGTTTTAAGGTTATAATTAAAGTTCCAGTATAA
- a CDS encoding histidine kinase, with amino-acid sequence MNTHSIPDKELVAIILYISLFFIVVAVALIIFFYYSRKKIIQKELEKKDLVLQYQKEQLHAIIITQEEERKRIAQDLHDDISSKLNIVSLNSHLLTAPNLTETETAEITENIINLTTKALENSRKIAHNLLPPVFEKFGLNAGIEELCEEFETSKSVKTHYKNEIDFDDKDIDRHLHVFRILQELMNNSMRHGKATEIWISFINRDGINICDYEDNGVGFDSANAENQKGLGMKNIDSRISFLEGTIKITSEINNGIAVNFTF; translated from the coding sequence ATGAACACCCATTCAATTCCTGATAAAGAGCTAGTTGCAATTATATTATATATATCCCTTTTTTTTATAGTTGTTGCAGTTGCATTAATTATATTCTTTTACTATTCCCGAAAAAAAATCATTCAAAAAGAATTAGAGAAAAAAGACTTAGTCCTTCAATATCAAAAAGAACAGCTCCATGCGATTATAATTACTCAAGAAGAAGAACGTAAAAGAATTGCACAAGACCTTCATGATGATATTAGTTCAAAATTAAATATTGTTTCTCTCAACAGTCATTTACTTACTGCTCCTAATCTTACGGAAACAGAAACGGCAGAAATTACAGAGAACATCATTAATTTAACAACGAAGGCATTAGAAAATTCTAGAAAAATAGCTCATAATTTATTACCGCCGGTTTTTGAAAAATTCGGTTTAAATGCTGGTATAGAAGAGTTGTGTGAAGAATTTGAAACTAGTAAATCTGTAAAAACACATTATAAAAATGAAATCGATTTTGATGATAAAGATATCGATCGACATTTACATGTTTTTAGAATTTTACAAGAGTTGATGAATAATTCAATGCGACATGGAAAAGCAACAGAAATATGGATTTCATTTATTAATAGAGATGGAATAAATATTTGTGATTATGAAGATAATGGAGTTGGTTTTGATAGTGCAAATGCTGAAAATCAAAAAGGACTTGGAATGAAAAATATTGACAGCCGTATATCGTTTTTGGAAGGAACTATAAAAATTACTTCTGAAATTAATAACGGAATCGCAGTAAATTTTACTTTTTAA
- a CDS encoding response regulator transcription factor: MNAAIKIALVDDEILFRKGISFLLQREENFDVLFEASNGDELISQLNKNEIKPDIIIMDLKMPVLNGVEATKIIRKSFPDIKIIALTSYDTKSFIANMIQVGAVAYLIKNTTPKDLIHTINEVAAKGFYYNESVLKTIQETIVSPKNSKGGLETNFLSPREVEILQLICQQKTTAEIADHLFLSPRTIEGHRNNLLLKTESRNIAGLVVYAIQNDLAVLTI, from the coding sequence ATGAATGCTGCTATTAAAATTGCCCTAGTCGATGATGAAATTTTGTTTCGAAAAGGAATTTCTTTTTTATTGCAGAGAGAAGAAAATTTTGATGTTCTTTTTGAAGCTTCAAACGGAGATGAACTTATTTCTCAGTTAAATAAAAATGAAATTAAGCCCGACATTATTATAATGGATTTAAAGATGCCAGTTTTAAATGGTGTCGAAGCTACAAAAATTATAAGGAAATCGTTTCCAGACATTAAGATCATTGCTCTGACAAGTTATGATACAAAATCATTTATTGCCAATATGATTCAGGTAGGTGCGGTTGCTTATTTAATAAAAAATACCACCCCAAAAGATTTAATACACACTATTAATGAAGTAGCTGCAAAAGGATTTTATTATAACGAAAGCGTTTTAAAAACAATTCAAGAAACAATAGTTTCTCCTAAGAATTCAAAAGGCGGTTTAGAAACTAATTTTCTTTCTCCTCGTGAAGTGGAAATCCTGCAATTGATCTGTCAGCAGAAAACAACTGCAGAAATTGCAGATCATCTTTTTTTAAGTCCAAGAACTATAGAAGGACACAGAAATAATTTACTGCTCAAAACAGAATCACGAAATATTGCAGGCTTAGTAGTATACGCCATTCAAAATGACTTAGCTGTTCTAACAATTTAA